In a single window of the Arthrobacter sp. StoSoilA2 genome:
- a CDS encoding FAD-dependent monooxygenase, with amino-acid sequence MTAVQKVAIAGSGVAAMAAAIQLAKAGVAVDVFEVKPELSALGSGITLQGNALRVFDSLGVWEDVRKKGMAFEGLTLRAPGPDAPVIAQLPEVKTGGRDYPACMGMYRPDLAGILLKHAEKAGAKVNFGAKVTGFDVRDDQKVEVFVNEAPAGSYDLLIGADGVNSSVRGLMGIDTAPETTGMGIWRTFVSRPKEVEHSELYYGGPVYIAGYTPTGEDTMYAFLVEKAQDRFGVSDEEAVNIMRGESMAYGGPWASIREDLGSAAKVNYTWFTKHLVPGRWNRGPVVIIGDAAHSCPPTIAQGAAQALEDAVVLAELLIGSDALNDKLWDSFHERRVPRVQAVVDASVQLGQWQIEGKKDADAPGLLFGIAQKMAVPA; translated from the coding sequence ATGACAGCAGTCCAGAAGGTAGCGATCGCCGGCAGCGGTGTTGCTGCCATGGCGGCCGCCATCCAGCTCGCAAAGGCGGGGGTCGCCGTCGACGTTTTTGAAGTAAAGCCGGAACTGAGTGCCCTGGGCTCGGGCATCACGCTGCAGGGCAATGCACTGCGCGTCTTCGACTCCCTGGGTGTCTGGGAAGACGTGCGTAAAAAGGGTATGGCTTTCGAAGGGCTGACCTTGCGGGCTCCCGGACCCGATGCGCCCGTCATCGCCCAACTCCCCGAGGTGAAGACCGGGGGACGGGACTACCCCGCGTGCATGGGAATGTACCGTCCCGACCTCGCCGGAATCCTGCTGAAGCACGCCGAAAAAGCCGGAGCGAAGGTCAACTTCGGAGCCAAGGTCACCGGATTTGATGTCCGTGATGACCAGAAGGTGGAGGTCTTCGTCAACGAGGCCCCTGCGGGTAGCTACGACCTCCTGATTGGTGCGGACGGAGTTAATTCCTCTGTTCGGGGACTCATGGGCATCGACACCGCCCCCGAAACCACTGGTATGGGCATCTGGCGTACCTTCGTCTCCCGCCCCAAGGAAGTGGAACACAGTGAGCTCTACTATGGCGGACCGGTATACATTGCCGGATACACGCCCACGGGCGAGGACACTATGTACGCGTTCCTGGTCGAGAAGGCGCAAGACCGTTTCGGGGTTTCTGATGAGGAAGCCGTAAACATCATGCGCGGGGAATCCATGGCCTACGGCGGCCCGTGGGCTTCCATCCGCGAAGATCTGGGTTCGGCTGCGAAAGTCAACTACACGTGGTTTACCAAGCACCTGGTCCCCGGCCGCTGGAACCGGGGCCCGGTGGTGATCATCGGCGATGCCGCCCACAGTTGCCCGCCCACCATCGCGCAGGGTGCAGCACAGGCGCTCGAAGACGCTGTGGTTTTGGCTGAATTGCTGATTGGCTCGGATGCCCTCAATGACAAGCTCTGGGACAGCTTCCACGAGCGTCGGGTTCCGCGCGTCCAGGCCGTGGTGGATGCATCCGTTCAGCTGGGCCAGTGGCAGATCGAGGGCAAGAAGGATGCAGACGCCCCGGGCTTGCTCTTCGGCATTGCGCAGAAAATGGCGGTGCCGGCATGA
- a CDS encoding amidohydrolase family protein has product MTIDVHAHVLLPSLQAEVERRAPEAFKAAADLEARRNGPESLAASGRMIGERFPRLTDVKARLAAMDAQGVDHQWVSASPNHFYPWAEEGLAVWTATEANRLVAEHVAQAPERLTGLGLVPLQHPERIVECVDDAILGRALAGIEISSFAGDVELSDERLEPFWSRVEELGVVIFLHPFGCSLDERLDKFYLSNTVGQPAENAVALSHVIFSGVLDRHPGLKILAAHGGGYLPTAIGRSDHAWRVRPEAHGCSNEPSSYLRRIWFDTVVHDPSALRHLVEVAGPSQVLMGSDFPFDMGPEDPVAEVCAAGLPDDVIDRILSGNAEALLAQRVRA; this is encoded by the coding sequence ATGACGATCGATGTTCACGCCCATGTGCTCCTGCCCTCTCTTCAGGCTGAGGTTGAACGGCGTGCCCCTGAGGCCTTCAAAGCGGCGGCGGACCTGGAGGCGCGACGCAACGGACCCGAAAGTCTCGCTGCTTCCGGACGCATGATCGGCGAACGGTTCCCACGGCTGACAGATGTGAAGGCCCGCCTGGCTGCCATGGATGCGCAAGGGGTGGACCATCAGTGGGTCAGTGCGTCCCCGAACCATTTCTATCCCTGGGCCGAAGAAGGTCTCGCCGTGTGGACCGCCACAGAGGCCAACCGCCTGGTTGCGGAGCACGTCGCCCAGGCACCGGAGCGGCTGACCGGCCTGGGTTTGGTGCCGCTGCAGCATCCGGAACGCATTGTGGAATGCGTGGATGACGCCATCCTCGGCAGGGCGCTTGCCGGCATCGAAATTTCCTCGTTTGCCGGCGACGTCGAGTTGTCCGATGAACGGCTGGAACCCTTCTGGTCGCGGGTGGAGGAGTTGGGTGTCGTGATCTTCCTGCACCCTTTCGGCTGCAGCCTGGATGAGCGCCTGGATAAGTTCTACTTGTCCAACACCGTGGGCCAGCCAGCCGAAAACGCTGTAGCACTTTCGCACGTGATCTTCTCGGGAGTACTGGACCGTCACCCCGGCCTGAAAATCCTCGCTGCCCACGGCGGTGGATATCTGCCAACGGCCATCGGCCGTTCCGACCACGCCTGGCGGGTACGTCCGGAAGCCCACGGTTGCAGTAATGAGCCATCAAGCTATTTGCGACGGATCTGGTTCGATACGGTGGTCCACGATCCATCGGCATTGCGCCACCTCGTGGAAGTCGCGGGGCCCTCCCAGGTCCTCATGGGTAGCGATTTCCCGTTCGATATGGGCCCGGAAGACCCTGTCGCCGAGGTCTGCGCCGCAGGGCTGCCGGATGATGTGATTGACAGGATCCTTTCCGGCAATGCCGAGGCATTGTTGGCGCAGCGGGTGCGGGCATGA
- a CDS encoding fumarylacetoacetate hydrolase family protein codes for MKIARWQDGAEVGEGFIIGDKAVPFPNGLRVAEVLARGLAGARELFGRVNHDGGRPLGAVQLLAPLVPAAIRDFVAFEEHVEGVSASVDGKSEVVPEWYEAPTFYFTNPHTVLGPGEPVIPPVTQRLDFELEIAAVLGGPGGANLSGDGAAEAIFGYTIMNDWSARDIQSREMKVRLGPAKGKDFGTSLGPWIVTADELAPYVDADGFLALRAEVFVNTERVGEDLVSNMGWTFPELVSYASRNSRVVFGDVLGSGTVGNGGCLGELWGRRGELNPAPLTAGDEVRMVVEGIGELTGTVGAAVEGPLVPRARNRNRARSRV; via the coding sequence ATGAAGATTGCGCGCTGGCAGGACGGCGCCGAAGTTGGCGAGGGCTTCATCATTGGGGACAAAGCAGTACCGTTTCCCAATGGCCTGCGGGTTGCCGAGGTCCTGGCCCGCGGTCTGGCGGGCGCCCGTGAACTGTTCGGTCGGGTGAACCACGACGGCGGACGGCCGCTGGGCGCTGTCCAGCTCCTTGCGCCGTTGGTTCCGGCGGCGATCAGGGATTTCGTTGCCTTCGAGGAACATGTTGAAGGCGTCAGTGCTTCCGTTGACGGCAAGAGCGAAGTGGTGCCTGAGTGGTACGAGGCGCCAACGTTCTATTTCACGAATCCCCACACGGTGTTGGGGCCTGGTGAGCCTGTCATTCCGCCGGTGACGCAGCGACTCGACTTCGAACTGGAGATCGCTGCCGTGCTGGGTGGTCCCGGAGGCGCCAACCTTTCGGGCGATGGGGCTGCCGAAGCTATTTTCGGCTACACAATCATGAACGACTGGTCCGCCAGGGACATCCAGTCCAGGGAAATGAAGGTCCGGCTGGGCCCTGCCAAGGGAAAGGACTTTGGCACCAGCCTTGGGCCGTGGATCGTCACGGCAGATGAGTTGGCACCGTACGTGGACGCTGATGGATTCCTGGCACTGAGGGCAGAGGTCTTCGTCAATACTGAACGGGTGGGGGAGGACCTGGTCTCCAATATGGGGTGGACCTTCCCCGAACTTGTCTCCTACGCCTCTAGGAACTCGAGGGTGGTTTTTGGCGATGTCCTGGGCTCCGGCACCGTGGGCAATGGCGGATGCCTTGGTGAACTGTGGGGTCGCCGCGGCGAACTTAACCCTGCACCGCTCACTGCTGGTGACGAAGTGCGCATGGTGGTGGAAGGCATTGGTGAGTTGACAGGTACGGTGGGTGCCGCCGTCGAGGGCCCTCTTGTGCCTCGAGCGAGGAACCGAAACCGCGCGCGCTCCAGAGTCTAA